From the Entomomonas sp. E2T0 genome, one window contains:
- a CDS encoding LysE family translocator encodes MSSSLFLSMAVYALVTSITPGPVNVVALSYGTQYGVRVSAIYVTGQATGYTLLLLLIGLGLHHILELYPLLITIIQWAGIAFLLFLAYKFFTDNGQLQTSKQRNSNRPFLYGALMQWLNPKAWLCAVAGIGAYTMQGNTLLVWKFAVIYWIICFLSVGCWAYAGIFLQHFLQKPNYLKRFNQLMALLLVASAIFLAL; translated from the coding sequence ATGAGTTCAAGTCTTTTTTTATCCATGGCAGTTTATGCGTTAGTAACCTCTATTACCCCAGGCCCTGTTAATGTGGTGGCATTAAGTTATGGTACTCAGTATGGAGTTAGAGTTTCCGCTATTTATGTAACAGGGCAGGCTACAGGCTATACCTTGTTATTATTGCTGATAGGTTTAGGGTTACATCATATTTTAGAGCTTTACCCATTACTGATTACTATTATTCAATGGGCAGGCATCGCATTTTTACTTTTTCTAGCCTATAAATTTTTTACTGATAATGGACAATTACAAACTAGTAAACAGCGAAATAGTAATAGGCCTTTTTTATATGGTGCATTAATGCAATGGCTTAATCCTAAAGCATGGCTTTGTGCCGTGGCAGGTATTGGAGCGTATACAATGCAAGGTAATACATTATTGGTTTGGAAATTTGCGGTTATTTATTGGATTATCTGTTTTTTATCGGTAGGCTGTTGGGCTTATGCAGGTATTTTTCTACAACATTTTTTGCAAAAGCCTAATTATTTAAAACGTTTTAATCAGTTAATGGCATTGTTATTAGTAGCCAGTGCTATCTTTTTAGCTTTATAA
- a CDS encoding nitroreductase family protein — MTVIANQSIQNLPTPDKTGGKPLMLALAERKTIRDFSDKPIAEQTLSDLLWATWGMNRDGWRTAPTSMNNQQMIVFVVKPDGIWRYNASQHQLEKVLEQSYYAAFGGAPLTFIYAGSQGKYDALSIGALYQNAGLYCASVGLGNVIETNHNQVLANRLPMPVGYKIYITQSFGWPA; from the coding sequence ATGACTGTAATAGCTAATCAATCTATTCAAAACCTACCTACTCCTGATAAGACTGGTGGGAAACCGCTAATGCTTGCATTAGCGGAACGTAAAACGATTCGTGATTTTAGTGATAAGCCGATAGCAGAACAAACACTAAGTGATTTGTTATGGGCTACTTGGGGGATGAATCGAGATGGTTGGCGTACTGCTCCTACTAGTATGAACAATCAACAGATGATTGTTTTTGTGGTAAAACCAGATGGTATCTGGCGTTACAATGCTAGCCAACATCAGCTAGAGAAAGTACTAGAGCAAAGTTATTATGCCGCTTTTGGTGGTGCACCACTGACTTTTATTTATGCAGGCTCGCAAGGTAAGTATGATGCATTATCAATAGGAGCTTTATATCAAAATGCAGGCCTTTATTGTGCTTCAGTAGGTTTAGGCAATGTGATTGAAACTAATCATAATCAGGTATTAGCTAATAGATTACCAATGCCTGTGGGCTATAAGATTTACATAACACAGTCATTTGGTTGGCCAGCATAG
- a CDS encoding AraC family transcriptional regulator → MDTTNPIIFWRHPALPFLEVRAVADGRKACYQQHMHSTFSIGAITAGTSSYFDGTINHQTQAGTVVLINPDTVHACNPIDDQPWSYLMYYVDIVWLSNLQQELGINDGRFYPFPQTITHNVVIYQGLKKLYTTLSNSDYEVLYKQLAVIDFFSLLQQQITPIAITDKLPLPHDKLQQVADYISAHCTDSLYLDTLCEQVKLSPYYLIRSFKKYYGMTPHDYLINRRIQYGQNLLRQGSNIIDAAMASGFSDQAHFQRTFKKLLSATPKQYQT, encoded by the coding sequence TTGGACACAACAAACCCTATTATATTCTGGCGTCATCCTGCTTTACCCTTTTTAGAAGTACGTGCTGTTGCTGATGGTAGAAAAGCTTGTTATCAGCAACATATGCATAGTACTTTTTCAATTGGAGCTATTACAGCAGGAACTAGCAGTTATTTTGATGGTACTATTAATCATCAAACCCAAGCTGGAACTGTTGTATTAATTAATCCTGATACAGTACATGCCTGTAACCCAATTGATGACCAACCATGGTCTTATCTTATGTACTATGTAGATATTGTTTGGTTATCTAATTTACAGCAAGAACTGGGAATTAATGATGGTCGTTTTTATCCGTTCCCACAAACCATTACCCACAATGTTGTTATCTATCAAGGATTAAAAAAACTTTATACAACGCTCTCTAACTCAGACTATGAAGTATTATATAAACAATTAGCTGTTATTGATTTCTTTTCATTATTACAACAACAAATTACCCCTATTGCTATCACAGATAAACTACCCCTACCCCATGATAAATTACAGCAGGTAGCTGATTATATTTCTGCACATTGCACAGACTCTCTATATTTAGATACTCTATGTGAACAGGTTAAACTTTCGCCTTATTACCTGATTCGTAGTTTTAAAAAATATTACGGCATGACACCCCATGATTATTTAATTAACCGCCGTATTCAATATGGACAAAATTTATTAAGACAGGGTAGCAATATTATCGATGCTGCTATGGCCAGTGGTTTTTCTGACCAAGCACACTTTCAACGTACTTTTAAAAAGCTATTATCAGCTACACCAAAACAATACCAAACTTAA
- the folB gene encoding dihydroneopterin aldolase, with protein MDIVFIENLEVSSVIGVYDWERNIRQCLIIDLRMAWNNKQAALGDDITKALDYAKVSEVIETFADSSQFQLVETFAEKLAALLQQQFNIPWLSLKITKPGAVPAAKGVGVEIERGCR; from the coding sequence GTGGATATAGTTTTTATTGAAAATCTTGAGGTTAGCTCTGTGATAGGAGTCTATGATTGGGAAAGAAATATTCGACAATGTCTAATAATTGACTTACGAATGGCATGGAATAATAAACAAGCTGCGCTAGGCGATGATATTACAAAAGCATTGGATTATGCCAAGGTATCTGAAGTTATTGAAACCTTTGCAGATAGTAGTCAGTTTCAATTAGTAGAAACTTTTGCTGAGAAATTAGCAGCGTTATTACAGCAACAATTTAATATTCCTTGGCTTAGCTTAAAAATAACCAAACCTGGAGCTGTACCTGCGGCGAAAGGAGTAGGTGTGGAGATTGAACGCGGATGTCGTTAA
- a CDS encoding SPFH domain-containing protein, giving the protein MKERGTFVINAYAGFIVLTVFIGIAIYLLKPILSEQLPSITNIVIAAVLVFVSFLLLTSLRIIEPNQARVIIFFGTYLGTIRKSGIFMTVPLAKSIDVSLRVRNFNSNTLKVNDIDGNPIEIAAVVVYRVIDTAKACFDVEHYEYFVAVQSETAIRHVATKYPYDTFTDSDISLRGNAEAVAEELTRELQERLSVAGVEVIEARITHLAYSPEIASAMLQRQQAKAILSARQIIVEGAVYMSKTAIEQLEKDGTLNLQGEQRAKLVNNLLVSIVSDRGTQPIINTGTLD; this is encoded by the coding sequence ATGAAAGAGCGTGGTACATTTGTTATTAATGCTTATGCAGGTTTTATTGTTTTAACAGTATTTATAGGGATAGCTATTTATTTATTAAAACCCATATTAAGCGAACAATTACCAAGCATTACTAATATAGTAATTGCTGCTGTATTGGTATTCGTGTCATTTTTATTGCTTACTTCTTTGCGTATTATTGAACCTAATCAAGCACGGGTTATTATTTTCTTTGGTACTTATTTAGGTACTATTCGTAAGAGTGGTATTTTTATGACGGTGCCATTGGCTAAATCGATTGATGTTTCATTACGGGTTAGAAACTTTAATAGTAATACTTTAAAAGTAAATGATATTGATGGTAATCCTATTGAGATTGCAGCAGTTGTGGTTTATCGGGTAATTGATACAGCTAAAGCGTGTTTTGATGTGGAGCATTATGAGTACTTTGTTGCCGTACAAAGTGAAACAGCCATTCGCCATGTGGCTACTAAATATCCTTATGATACATTTACTGATAGTGATATTTCATTGCGTGGTAATGCTGAGGCAGTAGCTGAAGAGTTGACTCGTGAATTGCAAGAGCGACTTTCTGTAGCGGGTGTGGAGGTAATTGAAGCACGTATTACCCACTTGGCCTATTCACCTGAAATTGCTAGTGCAATGCTACAGCGTCAACAAGCTAAGGCGATTCTTTCGGCTAGACAAATTATTGTGGAAGGTGCTGTTTATATGTCTAAAACAGCTATTGAGCAATTAGAGAAAGATGGAACCCTTAATTTACAGGGTGAACAACGTGCAAAATTAGTGAACAATTTATTGGTTTCTATTGTTAGTGATCGCGGCACACAGCCGATAATTAATACAGGTACGTTGGACTAA
- the folK gene encoding 2-amino-4-hydroxy-6-hydroxymethyldihydropteridine diphosphokinase: MSLTQVWLGLGSNIDQQQHISAALLALSNALQDMQCSPVFESESVGITSSNFYNLVVTGSTSLPLFELSAILKKIEADNGRYDKNKKSLPLDVDLLLYGEQVGEFDHITLPHTGILKNAYVLLPLSLLSPFHKHPVLGMTFSEIWRHSQSEINQKLWMIDTPWLCF; the protein is encoded by the coding sequence ATGTCGTTAACACAAGTTTGGTTAGGTTTAGGTAGTAATATCGATCAACAGCAGCATATTTCTGCGGCTTTATTGGCTCTTTCTAATGCATTGCAGGATATGCAATGTTCTCCTGTGTTTGAAAGTGAATCTGTAGGGATTACTAGCAGTAATTTTTATAATCTGGTGGTAACAGGTTCTACTTCATTACCTCTCTTTGAATTAAGTGCTATCTTAAAGAAAATAGAAGCAGATAACGGACGTTATGATAAGAACAAGAAGTCTTTACCACTAGATGTGGATTTATTGTTGTATGGCGAGCAAGTAGGTGAGTTTGATCATATTACGTTACCTCATACAGGTATTTTAAAAAATGCCTATGTGCTATTACCACTTTCTTTGCTATCACCTTTCCATAAACATCCAGTATTGGGTATGACCTTTTCTGAAATATGGCGACACTCACAGTCTGAGATAAATCAAAAATTGTGGATGATTGATACTCCTTGGCTTTGTTTTTAA
- a CDS encoding monooxygenase, whose translation MAVILQIDFTMSADMLGDRLVNPATELANSITKEPGFIAKIWTENKATNEAGGIYLFKDRESAQNYVDMHQKRVEKMGASNINYKIFDINEALTKITQGPLHWD comes from the coding sequence ATGGCTGTAATATTACAAATCGATTTTACTATGTCGGCAGATATGTTGGGTGATCGTTTGGTTAATCCTGCCACAGAGTTAGCTAACAGTATTACTAAAGAACCTGGTTTTATTGCTAAAATCTGGACAGAGAATAAAGCAACCAATGAAGCTGGTGGTATTTATCTATTTAAAGACAGAGAGTCAGCCCAAAACTATGTAGATATGCATCAAAAACGAGTAGAAAAAATGGGTGCAAGCAATATCAACTATAAAATATTTGATATTAATGAGGCTTTAACAAAAATTACTCAAGGGCCACTGCATTGGGATTAA
- the tsaD gene encoding tRNA (adenosine(37)-N6)-threonylcarbamoyltransferase complex transferase subunit TsaD produces the protein MLVLGLETSCDETGVALYDSKKGLLADALFSQIDLHRIYGGVVPELASRDHIKRLIPLLNQVLAEAGCAKSAIDAIAYTAGPGLVGALLVGASFAQALSFAWGIPSVGVHHMEGHLLAPMLEENPPKFPFVALLVSGGHTQLVKVEGIGRYELLGESVDDAAGEAFDKTAKLLGLNYPGGPEIARLAEQGMVKRFKFPRPMTDRPGLMFSFSGLKTAALNAWQQCKADNDDSEQTKADIALAFQQAVVETLTIKCGRALEQTGLNQLVIAGGVSANKVLRHSLEEMVKPFKGNVFYARPQFCTDNGAMIAYAGCQRLMAGEHGDLAIEVRARWPMEQLPAI, from the coding sequence ATGTTAGTATTGGGGTTAGAAACCTCTTGTGATGAAACAGGTGTGGCGTTGTATGACAGCAAAAAAGGGCTATTAGCTGACGCTTTATTTAGTCAGATTGACTTACACCGTATTTATGGTGGAGTAGTACCTGAATTAGCATCACGCGACCATATTAAGCGGTTAATCCCTTTACTAAATCAAGTGTTAGCTGAAGCAGGCTGTGCAAAGTCAGCGATTGATGCCATAGCCTATACCGCAGGGCCAGGTTTAGTGGGTGCTTTGTTAGTAGGTGCTTCATTTGCTCAAGCGCTGTCTTTTGCGTGGGGTATTCCCTCCGTAGGCGTGCATCATATGGAAGGTCATTTGCTAGCGCCTATGTTAGAAGAAAATCCTCCTAAATTTCCTTTTGTTGCTTTATTAGTATCTGGTGGTCATACCCAATTAGTGAAAGTGGAAGGTATTGGTCGTTATGAATTACTAGGTGAATCTGTAGATGATGCCGCAGGTGAAGCCTTTGATAAAACAGCTAAACTATTAGGGCTTAATTATCCCGGTGGACCAGAAATTGCTCGTTTGGCAGAGCAAGGCATGGTAAAGCGTTTTAAGTTTCCCAGACCTATGACCGATCGTCCTGGCTTAATGTTTAGTTTTAGTGGCCTTAAAACCGCAGCTTTAAATGCTTGGCAGCAATGCAAAGCAGATAATGATGATAGCGAACAAACTAAAGCCGATATTGCGTTAGCATTTCAGCAGGCAGTAGTGGAAACATTAACTATAAAATGTGGTCGAGCCTTAGAACAAACAGGTTTAAATCAATTGGTTATTGCAGGTGGTGTGAGTGCTAATAAAGTGCTTCGTCACTCTTTAGAAGAAATGGTTAAACCTTTCAAGGGTAATGTATTTTATGCACGCCCACAGTTTTGTACTGATAATGGTGCAATGATTGCTTATGCAGGTTGCCAACGATTAATGGCGGGTGAACATGGCGATTTAGCAATAGAAGTAAGAGCACGTTGGCCAATGGAACAGTTACCTGCAATTTAA
- the aqpZ gene encoding aquaporin Z, with translation MKKYFAEFIGTATLVLFGCGAAVLAGDQVGQLGIAFAFGLSIVAMAYAIGPISGCHINPAVTIGALVSNRISIKDAIPYIIAQCLGAIAGASILYLIASGSPDFTLANGLGHNGYGAGYQGQYNLLAAALFETVATFIFVFVILGSTHEQALNKFAGLAIGFTLVLIHIVGIHVTGVSVNPARSLGPALFNGHALSQLWVFIVFPILGAVIAGLVYKLKLIYNK, from the coding sequence ATGAAAAAATATTTTGCTGAATTTATTGGAACGGCTACTTTAGTGTTATTTGGTTGTGGTGCGGCTGTATTAGCTGGAGATCAAGTAGGACAATTAGGTATCGCGTTTGCTTTTGGTCTTAGCATTGTAGCAATGGCTTATGCCATAGGGCCAATTTCAGGCTGTCATATAAACCCTGCTGTTACTATTGGTGCACTAGTAAGTAATCGTATCTCTATAAAAGATGCTATTCCTTACATTATCGCTCAATGTCTTGGAGCTATCGCAGGAGCATCTATTCTCTATCTTATTGCCAGTGGCTCACCTGATTTTACACTAGCTAATGGCCTTGGACACAATGGCTATGGTGCTGGTTATCAAGGTCAATATAATTTACTTGCTGCTGCATTATTTGAAACTGTTGCTACTTTTATCTTTGTATTTGTTATTCTTGGTTCTACCCATGAACAAGCATTAAACAAATTTGCAGGATTAGCTATTGGCTTTACCTTAGTGCTTATTCATATTGTTGGTATTCATGTAACAGGTGTTTCTGTTAACCCTGCTCGTAGCTTAGGCCCAGCCTTATTTAATGGACATGCCTTATCACAATTATGGGTATTTATTGTATTCCCTATCTTAGGTGCCGTAATAGCAGGACTTGTTTACAAATTAAAATTAATCTATAACAAGTAA
- a CDS encoding NAD(+) kinase — protein sequence MIQFRNVGIIGRLGSQQVIDTVFRLKQFLAEKNLHVMLEESIAEAISEHDMQVASYSLMGESCDLAIVVGGDGSVLGAARELAPYNIPLLGINRGNLGFLTDIKPDELEAQITEVLEGRYIVEERFLLTAHSYHNDQSTGCADALNDVVLHAGQSARMIEFEIFLDGQFISSQRADGLIISTPTGSTAYALSAGGPIMHPKLDAIVVVPMYPHTLSSRPIVVDARSELKIVISPNIDIHPQVSCDAQNHLYCAPGDVITVRKNRHKVKLLHLLDYNYYEICRNKLGWGSRLGREHD from the coding sequence ATGATTCAATTTCGTAATGTAGGCATTATAGGTCGTTTAGGCAGTCAACAAGTGATTGATACAGTGTTTCGGCTGAAACAGTTTTTAGCAGAGAAAAACCTACATGTGATGTTGGAAGAATCCATTGCTGAAGCGATCTCTGAGCATGATATGCAAGTAGCCTCCTATAGCCTAATGGGGGAAAGCTGTGATTTAGCTATTGTGGTGGGTGGTGATGGCAGTGTACTTGGTGCAGCAAGGGAGTTAGCACCTTATAATATTCCTTTATTAGGTATTAATCGGGGTAATTTAGGTTTTTTAACAGATATCAAGCCTGATGAATTAGAAGCTCAGATAACAGAAGTGTTAGAAGGGCGTTATATTGTGGAAGAACGCTTTTTATTAACTGCTCATTCCTACCATAACGATCAATCTACAGGTTGTGCTGATGCATTAAATGATGTCGTACTGCATGCTGGTCAATCAGCACGGATGATTGAGTTTGAGATTTTCTTGGATGGTCAATTTATTAGTAGCCAACGTGCGGATGGTTTAATTATTTCTACACCTACAGGTTCTACGGCTTACGCGCTTTCAGCAGGTGGCCCTATTATGCATCCTAAGCTAGACGCTATTGTAGTAGTACCAATGTATCCACATACACTTTCTAGTCGTCCTATTGTGGTGGATGCGCGCAGTGAGTTAAAAATAGTTATTTCTCCTAATATCGATATTCATCCACAAGTTTCCTGTGATGCACAAAATCATTTGTATTGTGCACCAGGCGATGTCATTACGGTACGCAAAAATAGACATAAAGTTAAGTTATTGCATTTACTAGATTATAACTACTATGAAATTTGTCGTAATAAGCTCGGTTGGGGCAGTCGTTTGGGAAGGGAACATGACTAA
- a CDS encoding bestrophin family protein, with protein MIIHSTTPSTFAILFSKKGSIIPIIWRRVLFTVLLSSVVVLSHGTLYHYKIIITAAPFTIWGITLAIFLSFRNNVAYQRFWEARTLWGQLLISSRNLTRQLVSFFPQLTKEEQQAITNKIIAFSYGLRNRLRDNSPLQDLEPYLTKQEYQELEKSPNIPNNLLSKLGIEFANVCQKTNTNAVLLSSVDRELSHLSGVLSGCEKIKNTPLPFPYILLLHRTVHIYCFVLPFCLVDSIGWTTPFAVCFLAYTFFGLDALGDQISDPFDAQQNDLPLDAMSRNLEINVKEIIGQELPEPINPVDDVLM; from the coding sequence ATGATTATTCACTCAACAACACCTTCTACCTTTGCTATCCTCTTTTCCAAGAAAGGATCAATTATTCCTATTATTTGGCGTAGAGTATTATTCACTGTATTACTGAGCTCAGTTGTTGTATTAAGCCATGGTACGCTTTACCACTATAAGATTATTATTACAGCGGCACCCTTTACTATTTGGGGGATTACCTTAGCTATCTTTTTAAGTTTTAGAAATAATGTTGCTTATCAACGATTCTGGGAAGCTAGAACATTATGGGGACAATTACTAATTAGTAGTCGTAACTTAACCAGACAACTGGTTAGTTTTTTTCCACAACTGACTAAGGAAGAACAACAAGCTATTACCAATAAAATTATTGCTTTTAGTTATGGATTACGGAATAGACTGCGGGATAATAGTCCCTTACAAGATCTAGAACCCTATCTTACTAAGCAAGAATATCAAGAACTGGAGAAGTCTCCTAATATCCCTAATAATCTCTTAAGTAAATTAGGCATAGAGTTCGCTAACGTTTGTCAAAAAACTAATACCAATGCTGTATTATTATCCAGTGTTGATCGTGAGCTAAGCCATCTTTCAGGTGTACTGAGTGGTTGTGAAAAAATAAAGAATACCCCTTTGCCTTTCCCTTATATTCTATTACTACACAGAACAGTACATATCTATTGTTTTGTCTTACCTTTCTGCTTAGTGGATAGTATTGGCTGGACTACTCCTTTTGCCGTTTGTTTTTTAGCTTATACATTTTTTGGTTTAGATGCATTAGGTGACCAAATTTCTGACCCATTTGACGCACAACAAAATGATTTACCCTTAGATGCTATGAGCCGTAATTTAGAAATTAATGTAAAAGAAATAATCGGGCAAGAACTACCTGAACCTATCAACCCAGTTGATGATGTATTAATGTAA
- the plsY gene encoding glycerol-3-phosphate 1-O-acyltransferase PlsY: MFWLLLLFSYLLGSVSFAILLSKVTGKTDPRSLGSGNPGATNMMRVAGMRLAVFTLIGDLIKGILPVFIAKQLDFTLEQQAWIGIGAVIGHLYPIYFRFKGGKGVATAAGMVLAVSPIIGMIAIIAWGITFYFTRTSSLSALLALAVMTMISILFEHTILLPILVLCVLILWRHRRNLRDLIAGRERHF; encoded by the coding sequence ATGTTTTGGTTGTTACTACTTTTTTCATATTTATTAGGTTCTGTATCTTTTGCTATTTTACTTAGCAAAGTAACAGGAAAAACAGATCCTCGCTCGTTAGGCTCAGGGAATCCTGGAGCTACCAATATGATGCGAGTAGCTGGCATGCGCCTTGCTGTTTTTACCCTAATAGGTGATTTAATAAAAGGTATTTTACCAGTATTTATTGCTAAACAATTAGATTTTACATTAGAACAACAAGCATGGATTGGTATAGGCGCTGTTATTGGCCATCTTTACCCTATTTATTTTCGCTTTAAAGGTGGTAAAGGTGTCGCTACCGCAGCAGGAATGGTGCTTGCTGTATCTCCTATTATAGGTATGATTGCTATCATTGCTTGGGGAATAACTTTTTACTTTACTCGTACTAGTTCACTTTCTGCCTTACTAGCACTTGCTGTTATGACAATGATATCCATTCTATTTGAACACACTATTCTTTTACCTATTCTAGTACTTTGTGTGCTAATCCTTTGGCGTCATCGCCGTAATTTACGTGATTTAATAGCGGGCCGTGAACGCCATTTTTAA
- a CDS encoding metallophosphoesterase yields the protein MWLDPKRGYDIIGDIHGCANALSQLLEQLGYSKQQGVWRHPKRMALFLGDIVDRGPHIRGALHIVKAMVDAGQAICLMGNHEYYSLGWFTPRQDKPSEFVHAHNARNKRIINETLEQFAAYPDEWQEFLQWFYSLPLFIDAGRFRLVHAYWDQLLINQFKELCPNQQITPELLQQSVYHHSVAYKIFDHLLKGLRLPLLDGQVLVSKDGYARNVFRAKFWADHPETYQDVVFQPDALPHNAMITPLTDQQKHSCSVYSADEPLLFVGHYWCEGMPAPIQNNLACLDYSAVKYGKLVAYRLDDETRIDRNKFVWINVERPH from the coding sequence ATGTGGCTTGATCCAAAGAGGGGATACGACATTATAGGAGATATACATGGTTGTGCTAATGCGTTAAGCCAGTTATTAGAACAGTTGGGTTATAGCAAGCAGCAAGGTGTGTGGCGACATCCTAAGCGGATGGCTTTATTCTTGGGGGATATTGTTGATAGGGGGCCTCATATTAGAGGGGCCTTGCATATAGTTAAAGCGATGGTAGATGCAGGGCAAGCTATTTGTTTAATGGGTAACCATGAGTATTATAGCTTAGGTTGGTTTACCCCACGTCAAGATAAGCCAAGTGAGTTTGTACATGCTCATAATGCAAGAAATAAGCGCATAATAAATGAGACACTTGAGCAATTTGCTGCTTATCCTGATGAATGGCAGGAATTTTTACAATGGTTTTATAGTTTGCCTTTATTTATTGATGCAGGACGTTTCCGATTAGTACATGCCTATTGGGATCAACTGTTAATTAACCAGTTTAAAGAACTTTGTCCTAACCAACAGATTACTCCTGAGTTATTACAGCAATCTGTTTATCATCATAGTGTGGCTTATAAGATATTTGATCATTTATTAAAAGGATTGAGGTTACCTTTACTCGATGGTCAGGTATTAGTAAGCAAAGATGGTTATGCCCGTAATGTCTTTAGGGCAAAATTTTGGGCAGATCATCCTGAGACTTATCAAGATGTAGTTTTTCAACCTGATGCATTGCCACATAATGCAATGATTACCCCTTTAACTGATCAACAAAAACATAGTTGTTCAGTTTATTCAGCTGATGAGCCATTATTATTTGTAGGGCATTATTGGTGTGAGGGAATGCCTGCTCCTATCCAAAATAATTTAGCTTGTCTTGATTACAGTGCAGTAAAATATGGTAAGTTAGTGGCTTATCGTTTAGATGATGAAACGAGGATAGATCGTAATAAGTTTGTTTGGATAAATGTAGAAAGACCCCATTAG
- a CDS encoding toxin-antitoxin system YwqK family antitoxin, translating into MMKKIIILLLLLNLSCYWNYLQATSIAYQSNEVVAENESFVRKLINTTKQGFLVQDFYQEGMKYTDPYLLLNQQQLALNNFELDDYLNYHIDGVLIVWRSDGQKFLEANFLKGKPQGTWTYWNFLGGKSLEGNYQQGEKVGEWISWYNNQRIKQRGSYIQGKQQGHWQMWHTNGQQQYDEFYSNGLLNGTWQSWFYDGKSEITGQYKQGKKEGFWQGFYDSGDRFIHYYQNGFEDGLWQRWYANGQKAYEGRYQQGKRHGIWQYWHDNGQLSAKITYKQGEATGQVTRMHLNGQLAQQGSYVQGRRQGSWLAWYDNGEKREQSNYQQGLQQGLWTLWYPNGNKFIEANYQEGEKQGKWLQWYDNGKPLLTGEYNHNLANGTWQYWAEDGSKYKQQHYIKGVLQD; encoded by the coding sequence ATGATGAAAAAAATAATTATTTTATTACTGCTATTAAATTTGAGCTGTTATTGGAATTATTTACAAGCTACATCTATTGCTTATCAATCGAATGAAGTAGTCGCAGAAAATGAATCTTTTGTCCGTAAGCTAATTAATACAACTAAGCAAGGCTTTCTAGTACAGGATTTTTACCAAGAAGGTATGAAGTATACTGATCCTTATCTATTATTAAATCAACAGCAACTAGCATTAAATAATTTTGAGTTAGATGATTATTTAAATTATCACATCGATGGCGTTTTGATTGTCTGGCGCAGTGATGGTCAAAAGTTTTTAGAAGCTAATTTTTTAAAAGGTAAACCACAGGGTACTTGGACTTATTGGAACTTTTTAGGTGGTAAAAGCCTAGAAGGTAATTATCAGCAAGGGGAAAAGGTTGGCGAATGGATATCATGGTATAACAACCAGCGAATAAAACAACGAGGTAGTTATATACAGGGCAAACAGCAAGGTCATTGGCAAATGTGGCATACCAATGGTCAGCAACAATATGATGAGTTCTATAGCAATGGCTTGTTAAATGGTACATGGCAGAGTTGGTTTTATGATGGTAAATCAGAAATCACTGGGCAATATAAACAAGGTAAAAAAGAGGGATTCTGGCAGGGTTTCTATGATTCTGGGGATAGGTTTATTCATTACTATCAAAATGGCTTTGAAGATGGTTTATGGCAACGTTGGTACGCTAATGGACAAAAAGCTTATGAAGGGCGTTATCAACAGGGCAAACGCCATGGTATTTGGCAATATTGGCATGATAATGGTCAGTTGTCAGCCAAAATAACCTATAAGCAGGGCGAAGCTACTGGGCAAGTAACGAGAATGCACCTTAATGGTCAATTAGCACAACAGGGCAGTTATGTACAAGGTAGGCGGCAAGGGTCATGGTTAGCTTGGTATGATAATGGTGAAAAAAGAGAACAGAGTAATTATCAGCAAGGTTTACAACAAGGACTTTGGACGCTTTGGTATCCTAATGGTAATAAGTTTATAGAAGCCAATTACCAAGAGGGTGAGAAGCAAGGTAAATGGTTGCAATGGTATGATAACGGTAAACCATTATTAACAGGTGAATATAATCATAATTTAGCGAATGGTACATGGCAATATTGGGCTGAGGATGGCTCCAAGTATAAGCAACAACATTATATAAAAGGTGTTTTGCAAGATTAG